A window of Chromohalobacter canadensis genomic DNA:
CAGGCGAGTGGAGAGCGACGGCAGACGACGTCGTGAGCGGTGACGTTGTGACCAGTAAGGTCTAGAGGTAGGCCACCGGTGAAGGTATCGTAGTTGGAGGCGCTCCAGTGATCGGGGTCGTCACTGACGTTGCCATCCAGAGTCATGCCAGAGAGGGTGGCGCCGTCGTGGATTTCGACCAGCGTACCCCGGGCGTCACCGGTATAACGAATGATGGTCCGCTCGACTCCTGCACCGGTAACGTGAATACCCTTGAAACGTAACCCGGTACCCGATGAGGCGTAATCGCCCTCAGGAAAGATGACATCGCGCTGTTGGGCGCTCGCGGCGTCGGCAAGCTGCTTCAAGGCGACGTATTGGTCACTACCATCCCCTCGCGCGCCGAACATACCGGGCGTAAGCGTGTCGTCGAGGCGCCGCAGAAAGCGCCCATTGGCCTGGCCATGGGCACAAAAACAGGTACCGCCGTCTGATGCTCGCTGCTCATGGGCGTACCAGATGAAGGTGCCGCCGCCAAGCGCCTCTCCGCGGTAATAACCCGCTACCGTAATATGTTCTCCATCCCGTAGTTGGGCCACATCCAGCGCTTGCATCTCTTTGATGGAGGCCACATGTCGCGTGCCCACCCTTCCTGCCTGTGTGGTATGTCCCTTCCTTTCTTTCTTTTCCATGCTTGCCGCATTTTTTTCCATGCCTACTGCATGAGTGGGCAATAGACCGGCGGCAGTCAAAACGGCACCGCCTTGAAGCAGGCGAGCCAAGAGGCGTCTTTTCGAAGTATCCATTTACTTACTCCCGTCATATTTGGCCATCGTAGATGACATTAAGTAGGTAAAAAGATGAAATTCATCATTGTGAGGTTTTAAATTTATCGTCTTTATGATTAATGTTCTTTCTTTATGGTCGAGATGGTCGAGTTTAGGTTGTTAGGGCTAGATGGCCTGATGCTGTTTGATGAGATGACGTACCGAGAATATACGACTGGGTTTTTACGTATTGTTTGGCGTGTTTTTTAATGAAAAATATAGAGCGTTGTAACTACTAAAACCGTCTGGATACGAAAATAGAAACTTTGTAGCTTGTTTGGCGAATACCCGAGTTTTAGGCGTCCTTTGACGGGCGACACGGGACACTGAATAAGGTGGCGTCAATCATGTTCAATAAGCATAAAGTGCTCGATAAGTTGGATCGTTCGGCGTGGGGAGGCAGCGAGTCGTTAGTATCTAGTGTCAAAGCGTTCGATACACGTTACGAGCGCCGTCATTCGCGCTGGTACGAGCAGTGCCTGATGGGCATGCCATTCCACTTCATCGTGGGGTTGCCGGCGGTCGTGATGGTGCCGCCGTTGATGGTGCATGGTGAGGGTTTTTGGCGCGACCTGGCGCCGGGACTTACCACCACGTTATGGGCGGTGGGCGCGGCATTTCTGATCACTCTGTTCGTTTTGCACCGGATGGCGCGTTTCCCCGGTACACAGGCATCTGTGTATGTCGTACCGCTGGTCAGTGCGGTTTTCGTGGCGGTTTGGGCATTCTTGCTTGGCGCGGAACGTTTTGACGAAAGCGTGTTGTTGGGCGGCTACGTTGCGAGCCTGTTGTGGTTCTTCATCGGCTACGCTGCGGTGCAGCGGTTTCGGCGTCCACGTTTTGCCGTGGTGCCGTTGGGTGAGGCGCGCCACCTCGGTCAGGCCGATGGAGGGGATATGCACCGCCTCGAAGTGCCGCGCCTAGGATCACAGCGTATCGACGGTATCGTCGCCGATCTGCACAGCGACGCACTCAACAGTGAGTGGATGCGTTTTTTGACTCAGTGCATGCTGCATGGGATCCCGGTTTATCAACTCAAGCAGCTCGATGAATCGCGTACCGGACGCGTCAAGTTAGAACACTTGGCGGATACGGAGCTCACCTCGTTGCTGCCCTCACCGCTCTATAGCATCTGCAAGCGTGGGCTGGATATATGCGGTGCCTTGCTGCTGTTGCCGCTACTGGCGCCGATCATGCTGGCCACGGCCTGGGCCGTACGTCGTGACAGCCCGGGCCCGGTGCTCTTCGTGCAATGGCGCCTGGGGCATCGCGACGTGCCGTTTCGCATCTACAAGTTCCGCAGCATGTACTGCGACCGTGAGGGCGAGGGCGTTTCCTCCAAAGGCGATCCGCGTATCACCCCCGTGGGCAAAGTCATCCGCAAGTATCGTCTGGATGAGCTGCCGCAGCTCTTCAATGTGCTCAAGGGGGACATGAGCTTTATTGGTCCACGCCCCGAACTTGTGGATCTATCGCAGGGGTATGAAAAAGACGTCCCGTTCTTTAGTTATCGGCGCGCCGTCAAACCGGGAATCTCGGGCTGGGCCCAGGTCGAGCAGGGCTATGCGGCGGAAATCGATGAAATGGTCGTTAAGCTGCAGTACGACCTTTATTACATCAAACATTTCTCGCTGTGGCTCGACTTGCTGATTCTGTTTCGGACGTTGAGAACAGTCAGCACCGGCGTCGGTTCGCGCTGATTTCACGACCTGGCATGTTTGTTAGTTAGATACTGCCTCCGTTTCCGATGGGGGCGTTTTTTGTATTTTCGAATACTCATATGTTGCCAATTACTCGGGGCCAAATTTCTCCCGACCTTGAGAAGCCCGCTCGATACGAAATACAGGATATGAGATTCCTCATGCTCAGCAAGATGAGATTAGTAAGTAAAAAATGGGGCTGAGCGACGAGTAAAAACCAATGTAAGCATTGTGTAAATTCAGACTATGAAACGTTACATAGTGCATAGAATGAAGTTCAGGGAACGCGCAATCACTTACTGAGAAGTACCTGTAGTTGCGTGAGTTTCTATCAGCGTGCGCTTTTAAGTATGCATTAAGTGCACAGCGATGAAGCGTTTTGACAGTTAACGGTTATGGCCCAGGAGATTCGGTGTTGCTCCAGGGCGGTAGCGTGGCCAAAACAATTATCTGATCACATGAGTGAGGGAAACGGCATGACGTTACGCCGCAACGATTCTCGTTCGGGATGGAGAAAGCCGCTGCTGGGGCTTTCTTTTATGGTGGCGCTATCGGGCTGTGCGTTCGCGCCCGGCAGCAATATCGATTATGAAGCTGATTCGCAGGGAGAGGACATTTCCGACAACATCGAGGTCAAGGCCATTACTCCGAGTCTCATCAAGACGATGGCGGCGACGGAAGACGATTTGCGCGACTCGTTGTTTGATTACGCTGAGAATGCGGTGCCCGAATTCGAGATCGGTTACGACTACATAATCGGGCGCGGTGATGTGCTTAGCGTCGTGGTGTATGACCACCCTGAGTTGACGATTCCCGCCGGGAGTGAACGGAGCGCGGAAGAGTCGGGCAACGTGGTGCATTCGGATGGCACCATCTTCTATCCCTACATCGGCACGGTGGAGGTCGCGGGGCGCACTGTGCGCGATGTTCGTGGGGAGATTCAACGTCGCCTCGAAGGCTATATCGCGCAGCCTCAGGTGGACGTGAAAGTCGCTGCCTTCAACGCGCAGAAGGCCTATGTCACCGGCCAGGTCGAGCGTCCGGGAGCGGAGCCGATCACCAATGTGCCGCTTACAGTGCTGGATGCGCTCAGCAGCGTCGGTGGTCTGACGCAGGGCGGCGACTGGCATGACGTCGTGCTGACCCGCGATGGCGTCGAGCGGCACTTGTCGGTGTACGACATGCTGGTCAATGGTGATCTTGATCAGAACCTGTTGCTACAGGATGGCGACGTGTTGCATGTGCCGGTTGTCGGCAATAAGCAGGTCTACGTGATGGGCGAGGTCAATGCACCGA
This region includes:
- a CDS encoding polysaccharide export protein; protein product: MTLRRNDSRSGWRKPLLGLSFMVALSGCAFAPGSNIDYEADSQGEDISDNIEVKAITPSLIKTMAATEDDLRDSLFDYAENAVPEFEIGYDYIIGRGDVLSVVVYDHPELTIPAGSERSAEESGNVVHSDGTIFYPYIGTVEVAGRTVRDVRGEIQRRLEGYIAQPQVDVKVAAFNAQKAYVTGQVERPGAEPITNVPLTVLDALSSVGGLTQGGDWHDVVLTRDGVERHLSVYDMLVNGDLDQNLLLQDGDVLHVPVVGNKQVYVMGEVNAPTAVSMPNARFSLTNALSQAGGINENSADASGIFVIRRNQDVDSETYATVYQLNAESAISFALGSEFILQPTDVVYVTAAPIARWNRVISQILPSVTAIYELSQATRNIKDLNDDF
- a CDS encoding exopolysaccharide biosynthesis polyprenyl glycosylphosphotransferase, yielding MFNKHKVLDKLDRSAWGGSESLVSSVKAFDTRYERRHSRWYEQCLMGMPFHFIVGLPAVVMVPPLMVHGEGFWRDLAPGLTTTLWAVGAAFLITLFVLHRMARFPGTQASVYVVPLVSAVFVAVWAFLLGAERFDESVLLGGYVASLLWFFIGYAAVQRFRRPRFAVVPLGEARHLGQADGGDMHRLEVPRLGSQRIDGIVADLHSDALNSEWMRFLTQCMLHGIPVYQLKQLDESRTGRVKLEHLADTELTSLLPSPLYSICKRGLDICGALLLLPLLAPIMLATAWAVRRDSPGPVLFVQWRLGHRDVPFRIYKFRSMYCDREGEGVSSKGDPRITPVGKVIRKYRLDELPQLFNVLKGDMSFIGPRPELVDLSQGYEKDVPFFSYRRAVKPGISGWAQVEQGYAAEIDEMVVKLQYDLYYIKHFSLWLDLLILFRTLRTVSTGVGSR